In Verrucomicrobia bacterium CG1_02_43_26, one genomic interval encodes:
- a CDS encoding succinate--CoA ligase subunit alpha produces MSILADKDTRLVVQGITGNSGSFHASQCMAYGTKLVAGVTPGKGGQKFENSVPIFNTVRDAVEKEGANASVIFVPPPFAADSILEALDAGIKLIVCITEGIPVQDMARVKTKLEGSDAHLIGPNCPGIITPGAQCKIGIMPGYIHKPGSVGIVSRSGTLTYEAVWQLTCAGYGQSTCIGIGGDPVVGTTHTDAVKLFNEDPETEAIIMIGEIGGDAEEEAALFIKNHVKKPVVAFIAGATAPAGRRMGHAGAIISGNKGTAEAKIAALKDAGIAIAPTPSDIAKTLQGIYSYS; encoded by the coding sequence ATGAGTATACTTGCAGATAAAGATACACGCCTTGTTGTACAGGGTATCACGGGTAATTCAGGTAGTTTCCACGCTTCACAGTGCATGGCCTATGGCACAAAGCTGGTTGCGGGAGTTACCCCTGGTAAGGGCGGGCAAAAGTTTGAAAATAGCGTGCCTATCTTCAATACTGTGAGAGATGCAGTAGAAAAAGAGGGTGCTAATGCTTCGGTTATTTTTGTTCCTCCACCGTTTGCTGCAGACTCTATTTTGGAAGCGCTAGATGCAGGTATAAAATTGATAGTATGTATCACTGAGGGTATACCGGTCCAAGATATGGCGCGAGTGAAGACTAAACTTGAAGGATCTGATGCGCATCTCATTGGGCCGAATTGTCCAGGCATTATTACCCCTGGAGCACAATGTAAAATTGGTATTATGCCAGGTTACATTCATAAGCCAGGATCGGTTGGTATTGTATCTCGTTCAGGAACATTAACTTACGAGGCTGTGTGGCAGCTTACTTGTGCTGGTTATGGGCAATCTACCTGTATTGGTATCGGTGGAGATCCCGTTGTCGGGACAACACATACAGATGCGGTCAAATTATTTAATGAGGATCCAGAAACGGAAGCTATCATTATGATTGGTGAAATCGGTGGTGATGCCGAAGAGGAAGCTGCTTTGTTTATAAAAAACCACGTTAAAAAGCCAGTTGTCGCCTTTATTGCTGGTGCAACTGCTCCTGCCGGAAGAAGAATGGGACATGCCGGCGCTATCATATCGGGTAACAAAGGTACCGCGGAAGCGAAAATTGCGGCATTAAAGGATGCTGGAATTGCGATTGCACCTACACCTTCTGATATCGCAAAAACTTTGCAAGGAATTTACTCTTACTCGTAA
- a CDS encoding flagellin, whose product MSGIIINTNISAVDATNNLNRSNTALQKSLNRLSSGSKIISPADDAGGLAVSMKMSAALKRNMVTQDNIANAVSFLQTQDGSLKTAGKIMERISELATLYSDPTKSSTDKSNYSTEFNQLTSQLTQIQAESFNGVSMFATSSSSLSVSINEDGTQSVNVTKANLNSSVTTITSATTLSGITVADTTSGINSIATLRATNGAQTNRLQFAADLLVVNKVNLESANSRILDTDIAQESTNFARLNILVQSGAAMLSQANASAQVALKLLG is encoded by the coding sequence ATGTCAGGAATAATCATTAACACGAACATATCTGCAGTAGATGCAACAAATAACTTAAATAGAAGCAATACTGCGCTACAAAAAAGCTTAAACCGTTTATCTAGCGGTTCCAAAATTATATCACCTGCCGATGACGCTGGTGGTTTGGCTGTATCCATGAAAATGTCAGCAGCCCTTAAGCGCAACATGGTCACACAAGATAATATAGCAAATGCTGTATCGTTCTTGCAGACTCAAGACGGTTCTTTGAAAACCGCTGGCAAAATCATGGAGCGTATATCAGAATTAGCCACACTCTATAGTGACCCTACTAAAAGTTCTACGGACAAGTCAAACTACTCAACGGAGTTTAATCAACTAACATCTCAGTTAACACAGATTCAAGCAGAATCCTTTAACGGGGTTAGCATGTTTGCTACATCCAGTAGTAGTTTGAGTGTGAGTATAAATGAGGATGGCACTCAGTCTGTTAATGTTACAAAAGCTAATTTAAATAGCTCTGTGACGACAATTACGTCTGCTACAACGCTTTCAGGTATTACGGTTGCCGATACAACTTCAGGTATCAACAGTATCGCTACACTACGAGCCACCAACGGTGCACAGACAAATCGTTTACAATTCGCCGCTGATTTGCTCGTAGTTAATAAAGTTAACCTTGAGTCTGCTAATAGCCGTATTTTGGATACCGACATCGCGCAAGAATCAACTAATTTTGCAAGGCTAAACATACTGGTACAATCGGGAGCAGCTATGTTGTCGCAAGCAAATGCATCTGCCCAGGTAGCGTTAAAACTCCTAGGGTAA
- a CDS encoding flagellin yields the protein MSGIIINTNISAVDATNNLNRSNSSLQKSLNRLSSGFKIISPADDAGGLAVSMKMSAALKRNSVTQDNIANAVSFLQTQDGALKTAGKIMERISELSTLYSDPTKSSTDKANYSTEFNQLTSQLTQIQAEAFNGVSMFATSSSSLTVAITEDGSQSVSVAKANLNSGVSTITAATTLSGITVSNTSTAINSIATLRATNGAQTNRLQFASDLLVVNKVNLEAANSRIIDTDIAQESTNFARYNILVQSGAAMLSQANASSQIALKLLG from the coding sequence ATGTCAGGAATAATCATTAACACCAATATATCTGCGGTTGACGCAACCAATAATCTGAACCGCAGTAACTCATCTCTACAAAAGAGCTTAAATCGCTTGTCCAGCGGTTTTAAAATTATATCACCTGCCGATGACGCAGGTGGTTTAGCTGTGTCTATGAAAATGTCAGCAGCTCTTAAGCGTAATAGTGTTACTCAGGATAATATAGCGAATGCTGTATCGTTCTTGCAGACACAAGATGGTGCGCTGAAGACAGCCGGTAAAATTATGGAACGTATCTCTGAATTGAGCACACTTTATAGTGACCCAACAAAGAGCTCTACTGACAAAGCGAACTATTCAACCGAGTTCAATCAGTTGACATCGCAGTTAACACAAATACAAGCTGAAGCCTTCAACGGAGTCAGTATGTTTGCGACCTCTTCTAGCAGTCTGACAGTTGCCATTACGGAAGACGGTTCACAAAGTGTTAGTGTAGCAAAAGCAAACTTGAATAGCGGCGTCAGTACCATAACAGCTGCTACGACACTATCCGGTATCACCGTTTCAAATACGAGCACAGCGATCAATAGTATCGCCACGTTGCGTGCTACCAATGGTGCGCAAACAAATCGATTGCAGTTCGCATCTGATTTGCTCGTTGTTAATAAAGTTAATCTTGAGGCTGCCAATAGCCGTATCATCGATACTGATATCGCGCAAGAATCTACAAACTTCGCTCGATATAATATACTCGTACAGTCCGGAGCTGCAATGCTCTCACAGGCGAATGCTTCTTCTCAAATTGCGTTAAAACTCCTAGGATAA
- a CDS encoding flagellin, which yields MSGIIINTNISAVDATNNLNRSNSSLQKSLNRLSSGFKIISPADDAGGLAVSMKMSAALKRNMVTQDNVANAVSFLQTQDGSLKTAGKIMERISELSALYSDVTKSSTDKSNYSTEFNQLTSQLTQIQAEAFNGVSMFATSSSSLTVAITEDGSQSVSVTKSNLNSAVSTITAATTLSGITVANTSTAINNIATLRSTNGAQTNRLQFASDLLVVNKVNLEAANSRIIDTDIAQESTNFARYNILVQSGAAMLSQANSSSQIALRLLG from the coding sequence ATGTCCGGAATAATCATCAACACCAATATATCTGCGGTAGATGCAACCAATAATCTTAATCGCAGTAATTCATCTCTACAAAAGAGCTTAAACCGCTTGTCCAGTGGTTTTAAAATCATATCACCTGCAGATGACGCTGGTGGTTTGGCTGTATCCATGAAAATGTCCGCAGCACTTAAACGTAACATGGTCACGCAAGATAATGTAGCGAATGCTGTATCATTCTTGCAGACACAGGATGGTTCGTTAAAGACTGCAGGTAAAATCATGGAACGTATCTCTGAGTTATCGGCACTATACAGTGACGTGACAAAGAGTTCTACAGACAAATCAAACTACTCAACCGAATTCAATCAGTTGACGTCACAGTTAACACAAATACAAGCTGAGGCCTTCAATGGTGTTAGTATGTTTGCGACCTCTTCTAGCAGTCTTACGGTTGCCATTACGGAAGATGGATCACAAAGTGTGAGTGTTACAAAATCTAATCTGAACAGTGCCGTTAGTACCATAACAGCTGCTACAACACTATCTGGTATTACAGTTGCGAATACAAGTACAGCCATTAATAATATTGCTACCTTGCGTTCTACAAATGGTGCGCAAACAAATCGTTTGCAGTTTGCGTCTGATCTGCTCGTGGTTAATAAAGTTAATCTCGAGGCCGCAAATAGCCGTATCATCGATACTGATATTGCGCAAGAATCTACAAACTTCGCTCGGTATAACATACTGGTACAATCGGGAGCCGCAATGCTTTCTCAAGCAAATTCATCTTCGCAAATTGCGTTGCGTTTGCTTGGTTAA
- a CDS encoding flagellin, with amino-acid sequence MSGVIINTNIAAVDATNNLNRSNSSLQKSLNRLSSGFKIITPADDAGGLAVSMKMSAAIKRNSVTQDNIANAVSFLQTQDGALKTSGKIMERISELSALYSDVTKSSTDKSNYSTEFNQLTSQLTQIQAEAFNGVSMFATSSSNLSVAISEDGSQSVNVAKANLNSAVSTITAATTLSGITVANTSTAINSIATLRATNGAQTNRLQFASDLLVVNKVNLEAANSRIIDTDIAQESTNFAKFNILVQSGAAMLSQANASSQIALRLLG; translated from the coding sequence ATGTCCGGTGTAATCATCAATACAAACATTGCAGCCGTTGATGCTACGAACAATCTGAATCGTAGTAACTCGTCTCTGCAAAAGAGCTTAAACCGCTTATCAAGCGGCTTTAAGATCATCACCCCAGCAGATGACGCTGGTGGTTTGGCTGTGTCTATGAAAATGTCAGCAGCAATCAAGCGTAATAGTGTGACTCAAGATAATATAGCGAATGCTGTATCATTCTTGCAGACACAAGATGGCGCGTTGAAAACTTCTGGTAAGATCATGGAACGTATCTCTGAGTTATCGGCACTATACAGTGACGTGACAAAGAGTTCTACAGACAAATCAAACTACTCAACCGAGTTCAATCAGTTGACTTCGCAGTTGACGCAGATACAAGCTGAAGCCTTCAACGGCGTCAGTATGTTCGCGACATCGTCCAGTAATCTTAGTGTAGCTATCAGTGAAGATGGATCACAGAGTGTTAATGTAGCAAAAGCTAACTTAAACAGTGCTGTTTCTACCATTACAGCTGCTACGACACTATCTGGTATCACGGTTGCGAACACAAGTACAGCGATCAATAGTATTGCTACCTTGCGTGCTACTAATGGTGCGCAAACAAATCGCTTGCAGTTTGCATCCGATTTGTTAGTAGTCAACAAAGTTAATCTCGAGGCCGCAAATAGCCGTATCATCGATACTGATATTGCACAGGAATCGACTAACTTTGCGAAGTTCAATATATTGGTACAGTCTGGTGCTGCTATGTTGTCCCAAGCAAATGCTTCTTCACAGATAGCATTACGTTTGCTTGGTTAA
- a CDS encoding ribosome silencing factor: MGILRECYNALDDKKAMDIKILKLVGKSSITDYFIIASGNSEPHLRALRSTISDTLSKLKLKNIRIDYEPDSGWAVIDGFDFMVHIFSPDMRSNYNLDKLWQDAEVIDLSK; the protein is encoded by the coding sequence ATGGGAATTTTAAGAGAATGCTACAATGCATTGGATGATAAAAAAGCGATGGACATTAAAATCCTGAAGCTCGTTGGTAAGTCTTCTATCACAGATTACTTTATTATTGCATCCGGAAACTCTGAACCCCACTTGCGCGCCCTAAGATCAACTATCTCAGACACCTTAAGCAAACTTAAGCTCAAAAATATTCGCATAGACTATGAGCCCGATAGCGGATGGGCTGTGATCGATGGGTTTGACTTCATGGTACATATCTTCTCTCCCGACATGCGCTCCAACTACAATTTAGACAAATTGTGGCAAGACGCAGAAGTCATCGACCTCTCTAAATAA
- a CDS encoding nicotinate (nicotinamide) nucleotide adenylyltransferase — MGKKIGILGSSFDPIHLKHLIIAQDALEQLQLDKILFIPVAKSPLKPHSPNVSDEDRLRMVKMAIEGMDSFELLDWEIKKGGISYTIDTVKHLQKTYPADKFFWIIGEDQLEQLPQWKNIDELKRLIDFIVVKRPGHSIQFPTSGLHFISSHQFDISSTEIRQRLRDKKTAYPFLPEKVHQYINQNHLYGR; from the coding sequence ATGGGCAAAAAAATAGGAATCCTAGGGAGCTCGTTTGACCCCATTCATCTCAAGCACCTCATTATTGCTCAAGATGCATTAGAACAGCTACAGTTAGATAAGATTTTGTTTATTCCGGTAGCAAAATCACCCCTTAAGCCGCACTCACCTAACGTATCAGATGAAGACCGGCTCCGCATGGTTAAGATGGCAATCGAAGGCATGGATTCATTTGAGCTTCTCGATTGGGAAATCAAAAAAGGAGGTATCAGCTATACGATTGATACGGTAAAACACCTACAAAAAACCTATCCTGCGGATAAATTTTTCTGGATTATAGGGGAAGATCAGTTAGAACAGCTACCGCAATGGAAGAATATCGATGAATTGAAAAGATTAATTGATTTCATAGTTGTCAAACGCCCTGGCCATAGTATACAATTTCCAACTTCTGGTTTGCATTTCATTTCAAGTCATCAATTTGACATCAGTTCAACAGAAATTAGGCAACGGCTACGTGATAAGAAAACAGCCTACCCTTTTTTGCCAGAGAAAGTACATCAATACATTAATCAAAATCATTTATATGGAAGATAA
- a CDS encoding magnesium chelatase — protein MLANVLTGALIGIEAFPVHVEVNTGEIGELKMVLVGLPDLAVKESQDRVFSALMNSGFRPPETRTTINLAPGNIRKEGPVYDLPIALGILAATRQLQSDMLDRVLIAGELSLSGKTRPVRGALALALLARKLGKEAVLLPRESAEEAALVENVISYPVDSLDQATRFLSGEIHIEPIKPSDSPFNRKPDDEHYIDFSEIKGQKALRRAVEIAVAGGHNILMIGPPGSGKSMVAKRINTIMPPPTTDEFLEILSIQSAAGMTISNSERYFQRPFRSPHHTISDVGLLGGGSMPKPGEVSLSHNGVLFMDELPEFKRSALEVLRQPLEDGEVTISRSAAKITLPSSIMLVAAMNPCPCGYMGDSKRECRCTVPQVQRYRNRISGPLLDRIDIHIEAPALRIEELRNAAPGETSKEIHERVKKSRQKQQERFQGSRYCYNARMSQKQIRNHCGIKPSDGDLLQRAMEELHLSARAYDRILKVARTIADLEDSDSIETNHLLEAIQYRSLDRTLFY, from the coding sequence ATGCTAGCGAACGTATTAACAGGTGCCCTCATCGGCATCGAAGCATTTCCTGTGCATGTTGAGGTCAACACGGGAGAAATCGGCGAGTTAAAGATGGTTCTCGTAGGCCTTCCTGATTTAGCAGTGAAGGAATCCCAAGACCGCGTATTTTCTGCCTTAATGAACAGTGGTTTTCGCCCCCCAGAAACAAGAACTACAATAAATCTAGCACCTGGAAATATTCGTAAAGAAGGCCCTGTCTATGATTTACCTATAGCGCTTGGTATTCTGGCAGCAACACGTCAGTTACAATCCGACATGCTAGACAGGGTATTAATCGCCGGCGAACTGAGTCTTTCCGGCAAAACCAGACCGGTTCGGGGTGCCTTAGCGCTTGCTCTTTTGGCAAGAAAATTAGGCAAAGAAGCTGTACTCCTCCCTCGAGAATCCGCGGAAGAAGCGGCTTTAGTCGAAAACGTGATCTCGTATCCCGTAGATTCACTCGATCAAGCAACCCGTTTCCTGTCCGGAGAAATTCACATAGAGCCCATCAAACCCAGTGACAGTCCTTTCAATCGAAAACCTGATGACGAACATTATATAGACTTTTCAGAAATCAAGGGGCAAAAAGCCCTCCGTAGAGCGGTTGAAATAGCCGTTGCCGGTGGCCACAATATTTTAATGATCGGGCCTCCGGGATCCGGAAAATCCATGGTGGCAAAACGGATCAACACCATCATGCCTCCCCCAACCACCGATGAATTCTTAGAAATACTAAGCATTCAATCCGCGGCCGGCATGACCATTTCTAATTCTGAAAGATATTTCCAACGGCCGTTTCGTTCCCCTCACCACACGATAAGTGACGTAGGTTTACTCGGTGGGGGCTCTATGCCCAAGCCGGGTGAAGTGTCTCTTTCTCATAACGGGGTTCTTTTCATGGATGAACTACCGGAGTTTAAACGCTCAGCCCTGGAAGTCCTTCGCCAGCCATTGGAAGATGGCGAAGTCACCATTTCCAGAAGTGCCGCGAAAATAACACTTCCCTCGTCCATCATGCTCGTTGCCGCCATGAACCCCTGCCCCTGTGGTTATATGGGAGATTCCAAGCGCGAATGCCGCTGCACGGTCCCACAAGTTCAACGCTATCGTAACCGCATCAGCGGCCCTTTACTAGACCGCATTGATATTCACATAGAAGCACCGGCTCTCCGAATTGAAGAGTTAAGAAACGCTGCCCCCGGGGAAACCTCAAAGGAAATTCACGAAAGGGTAAAAAAATCCCGACAAAAGCAGCAGGAACGTTTTCAGGGCAGCCGCTATTGCTACAATGCCCGAATGTCTCAAAAGCAAATTCGCAATCATTGCGGCATCAAACCATCAGACGGCGATCTCCTACAAAGAGCTATGGAGGAACTGCATTTATCCGCAAGAGCTTATGACCGGATATTAAAAGTTGCCCGAACGATTGCAGATCTCGAAGATTCTGATAGTATAGAGACGAATCATTTACTGGAAGCAATTCAGTATCGTAGTCTTGACCGAACTCTTTTTTACTAA
- a CDS encoding fructose-bisphosphate aldolase (catalyzes the formation of glycerone phosphate and D-glyceraldehyde 3-phosphate from D-fructose 1,6-bisphosphate): MNSHHTHLQRFIENDTEQLIDYKCKVSSAKLHLPCPDFVDRIFVNSDRPAQVLNNLARIYSHGRLAHTGYMSILPVDQGIEHSAAASFAPNPDYFDPENIIKLAIEGGCNAVASTLGVLGMCSRKYAHKIPFIVKLNHNELLTYPNKFDQIYFAHVKQAYDMGAAAVGATIYFGSDESDRQIQETTEAFQLAHELGLATILWCYLRNPAFSQDKDYHTSADLTGQANHLGVTLEADIIKQKQPTNNGGYLALKNYGKTDKRVYSELCTDNPIDLTRYQVMNCYMGRCGLINSGGASGKDDFFDAVRTAVINKRAGGCGLISGRKAFQRPMSEGIELLHAIQDVYIDDRITIA; this comes from the coding sequence ATGAATTCACACCACACACACCTACAAAGATTTATTGAAAATGATACAGAGCAGCTGATCGACTATAAATGCAAAGTATCTTCTGCTAAATTACACCTGCCATGTCCCGATTTTGTGGATCGCATATTTGTTAACAGCGATCGTCCGGCTCAAGTACTCAATAACCTCGCTCGCATTTATAGCCATGGTCGGCTTGCCCACACGGGTTACATGTCCATTCTGCCGGTAGACCAAGGGATAGAGCATTCCGCTGCCGCAAGCTTCGCACCTAACCCGGATTATTTTGACCCAGAGAACATTATTAAGCTCGCTATCGAAGGAGGTTGTAACGCTGTAGCCTCTACACTAGGGGTTTTAGGCATGTGCTCTCGTAAATACGCTCACAAAATTCCATTTATTGTAAAACTCAATCACAACGAGCTCCTCACCTACCCTAATAAATTTGACCAAATTTATTTCGCGCACGTAAAGCAAGCGTATGACATGGGCGCTGCCGCGGTGGGTGCAACAATCTATTTCGGTTCCGATGAATCAGATCGCCAAATACAAGAAACCACCGAGGCCTTTCAGCTCGCTCATGAACTGGGGTTAGCCACTATTCTCTGGTGCTATTTAAGAAACCCTGCTTTCTCTCAAGATAAGGATTACCATACCAGCGCAGACCTCACCGGCCAGGCTAATCACTTAGGGGTAACCCTTGAAGCCGATATTATTAAGCAAAAACAACCTACCAACAACGGTGGCTATTTGGCTTTAAAAAATTATGGCAAAACAGACAAACGGGTCTACTCAGAGCTTTGCACGGATAACCCCATTGATCTCACACGTTACCAAGTAATGAATTGCTATATGGGACGTTGTGGTTTGATTAATTCCGGGGGTGCTTCTGGCAAGGATGATTTCTTTGACGCCGTGCGTACCGCTGTTATTAATAAACGCGCCGGCGGTTGTGGTCTTATTTCAGGTAGAAAAGCTTTTCAACGCCCTATGTCAGAAGGTATCGAACTTCTCCATGCCATTCAGGACGTTTATATTGATGATCGTATAACAATCGCCTAG
- a CDS encoding addiction module antitoxin RelB has translation MSGESNYTVEYLEAVLKEDIPRLGTSVRRLIKKAIEERLIIDPVFFGKPLRYSLQGHRRLCVSDYRVVYRIEPEEQLIVIAAIEHRKDVYEG, from the coding sequence ATGTCTGGGGAGAGTAATTACACTGTTGAGTATCTGGAAGCTGTCCTAAAAGAAGACATTCCGAGATTAGGGACATCCGTGCGCCGCTTAATCAAGAAAGCGATCGAAGAACGGTTGATAATTGATCCTGTTTTTTTTGGGAAACCCCTGCGCTATAGCTTGCAAGGGCATAGGCGGTTATGCGTGAGCGACTATCGCGTTGTTTACCGTATTGAGCCGGAAGAGCAGCTGATTGTGATCGCGGCGATTGAGCACCGGAAAGATGTTTATGAAGGATAG
- a CDS encoding phosphohydrolase, translated as MTVDELKKIPEGEKQSFQATLIVKKIAAKVARNGTDFLMVELGDKTGSFGVTCFSDTREFEYFKQAKDGSIVSIEGVSDHYQSRFSPKIQKIVEITAEEANQSGAIGNLVEVSTEEPSALWAELDSYVNKIKNPELRLTVQTALESIKDDFINWPAAIAMHHAYRHGLLEHTVHVTRAAVVLLPLYPEVDPDLAIAGAILHDIGKVVEYEGHFSTKKSKTGLLQGHVVLGYRMVRKAGMQAKLNQDILERLEHIILSHQGELEWGAAVMAATPEAVFVSMADNLDAKMGMVQRALRRKNEMDTFSEYIPGLKAPVLLEGV; from the coding sequence ATGACAGTAGACGAATTAAAAAAAATCCCTGAGGGCGAAAAGCAATCGTTCCAAGCCACGTTAATCGTAAAAAAGATCGCCGCCAAGGTCGCTCGTAATGGTACCGACTTCTTAATGGTAGAGCTGGGTGATAAAACAGGCAGTTTTGGCGTTACTTGTTTTAGCGACACCCGCGAATTCGAATATTTCAAACAGGCCAAGGATGGCAGCATTGTCTCCATAGAGGGCGTATCAGATCATTATCAAAGCCGTTTTAGCCCGAAAATACAAAAGATAGTAGAGATAACAGCAGAGGAAGCGAACCAAAGTGGCGCCATCGGCAATCTTGTCGAGGTATCCACAGAAGAACCGTCTGCGCTATGGGCAGAGTTAGATAGCTACGTAAACAAAATCAAGAATCCTGAATTGCGTTTAACGGTTCAAACCGCCCTGGAATCCATCAAAGATGATTTCATCAACTGGCCGGCCGCGATTGCCATGCACCATGCGTATCGTCATGGCCTACTCGAGCACACCGTCCACGTCACCAGAGCTGCCGTTGTCCTACTCCCGCTATATCCTGAGGTTGACCCTGATCTTGCCATCGCGGGCGCCATCTTACACGATATCGGAAAAGTAGTTGAATACGAAGGTCATTTCAGCACAAAAAAAAGCAAAACCGGTCTCCTCCAGGGGCACGTCGTCCTGGGCTACCGCATGGTTCGCAAAGCGGGCATGCAAGCAAAACTTAACCAAGACATCCTGGAACGCCTAGAGCACATCATCCTCAGCCACCAGGGCGAGCTCGAATGGGGCGCCGCTGTCATGGCCGCCACTCCGGAAGCCGTTTTCGTCTCCATGGCAGATAACCTGGATGCCAAAATGGGCATGGTACAACGCGCCCTCAGGCGTAAGAACGAAATGGATACATTCTCAGAGTACATCCCCGGCCTCAAGGCTCCGGTCTTGCTGGAGGGGGTGTAA